A segment of the Natrinema sp. SYSU A 869 genome:
CTCGAACGGCCCACCGTCCGCGTCGAACCAGCGGACTCGCGGAACCGGAACGGGCGCGTCTTGACTCGCGACGAGCGTCTCGTACTCGGTCTCGATGTCATTCCCGGGGAGCGACGCCGCGTCGATATCGTGTTGCAGTTCGTTCTCGGCTCTGAGGACGAGACGTTCAGAGACGTCGTCGCCGTCTCCGCGATACCGAGCCGTGAACGAGACCGTGTCTCGGGACCACCCCTCGGTGTGCGCAACGATATCGTCGACGGACACCTCGCCGTCGGCGAGCGACCCGGAGAGGTACGTCGAGAGCGCGTCGGCCGTGAACTCCGTCATTCCTCTCCCTCCCGGCCGAGCAGGCGCAACTGCCGGTCGACGCGCGTCCGCAGGAACTCGTACAAGGGCCGTCGAGCGATCGCGGCCCGCTCCGCGTCCAGTTCCTCGTCGATCGTCGCCAGTACGTCGTCCGCGGCGGTCAGGAGCGTCTCTTCGACGTCTCGAGTTGATCCGTCTACGGCGTCTATCTCGTCGCGAGCGTCATCGAGTGCGGTACGTACCGCGCTCGAGTCGATCTCGTTTCGTTCGAGCACCGACTCGAGCTCGTCCAACCGTTCGGCGAGAGTCCGACGCTGGGCCCGAACGGCTGCCTCCCGGCCGCCGACTTCGCCCGCCAGGAACTGCAGCGTCGAGGCCATCGATCCCACCTGCGCGTGAACGAACTCGTCGTCGGTGACTGCGGGGCGGACTTCCTCCCGCGTGAACGTCGCGAACCGGTCCAGTATCAGCTCCGGATCGAGGTATGGCATACCGTGGTATAGTACGGTATCGTTACAAAAGCTGCGGGTCGGCCGCATCCTATCCGAGGTAATCGAACAGGTGACCGGCGACGTTGCGCTTCTGGATCTCCTCCGATCCCTCGGTGATCCGGTAGCGCCGGTGATGGCGGTAGATGTGCTCAAACGGCTTGTGGCGAGTGTACCCCTGTCCGCCGTGGACCTGCATCGCCCTGTCGGCGGCGTCGCACGCCAGGAGGTTCGCGCGGTAGTTCGCCATCGAGACCTTGTCGCTCACGCTCTGTTGATTCTCCTCGTCGAGCTGCCAGGCCGTCTTGTACACCAGGTTGCGCACCATTTCGGCCTCCGTGTGCAGGTCGGCCAGCGGGAACTGGATCCCCTGTCGCTTCGCGAGCGGTTCGTCCCACGTGCGGCGTTCCTTCGCGAACTCGACCGCTTCGTCGATGCAGAACTGGGCGGCACCGACGCTCGAGGCGGCCTGCCTGATGCGGCCCTCGTGAACGAAGTACGACGCCTGCTGGAGGCCTCTGCCCTCCTCGCCCAGAATCGCGTCCTCGGGGACGCGGACGTCGTCGAGCGTCACCTCGGCGTGGTCGGTCGGCATGTTGAACGTCCAGTGGAAGTACTCGACCTCGAGTCCGTCCGCGTCAGTCGGCACCCAGAACGCCGTGATTCCCTCGTGGTCGCCGTCGTCGCCGTCGGTCCGAGCGAAGATGACATCGTAGTCTGCGGTGTGCAAGCCGCTGTTGTATCGCTTCGCCCCGGTGATCACCCACTCGTCGTCGTCCTTCTCGGCCGTCGTGTCCATGTGCGTCGCGTCGCTGCCGTGTTCGGGCTCGGTCAGTCCGAACGCGGCGGTCGTCTCGCCGGTGATCAGGTCCTCAAGGTGGCGTTCTTTCCGCTCTTCACTGCCGAATTCGATCAACAGCTCGGGGACGTTGAAGTTTCCAACGACGGCGGCCTCCTGTTGCAAGACGTTGTGCAGGCCGATCCCCTTCTGGGCGAGGTGTTCCCGAATCACGGCCATCCCGAGGTTGCTCCCGTCCCGACCGCCGTACTCCTCCGGGAGCATGTACCGATACAGTCCCGCCTCGTCGGCGCGGCGGCGCATCTCCTCGAGCAAGGCCTCCCATTCCGCCGTCGGCGTCCCGTCCTCCCAATTTGTCCGAGCGTCCTCGCGTCGGTGATCGAAGAACCGTTCGTGTTCCCGCTGGAGCGGCTCGATCTCGTCTTCGATGAACGCGTCTATCTCCTCGAGCAACTGCTGGAGCTGCTCCGGCATCCGGAAATCCATACGTAGTGACATTCGACGAGAGTACATTATAGTTCGGGTGAGAGAGGAGGCCGCGTTCGGGCGAGCGCTCGAGTACACCGGTTCTGCGGACCCTCGACGAGGCAAACCGTTAAGACTCGAGCTGACGACCGACGACTATGTCCGGGTTCGTTCGATCGGAGGAGGAAATCGAGGCGATTCGGGAACGGATGGTAGAGAACCGCTTCGACGACACGAGGCAGGTGGCGATCCGGTTCCGCACCCGCGAGTCGACGGTCGACCGGATCCTCCCGCCCGGTCTGGAACCGACCGAGGAGCCGGTGATACGGGTCGATGTCGTCGAGGTTGGGCGCAGTAATTGCGTCGGTTCGTTTCGCGGAGCCGGCGTCTACGTGCGAGCGCAGCACGAGGGCCACGTCGGAGAGTACTGTTTGACGATGCCGATGTCGACGGAGGCCGCGATCACGTGGGGACGAGAGCTGTTCGGTGAGCCGAAGAAGAAGGCCGCCATCTCGCTCGAGCGGAGCGAAAGCGAGGTGAGCGGACGAGTGTCCCGAAGCGGCGAGCCGCTCATCGAAACGACGCGACCGTGGAAACGAAACGGCAGCTCGACCCGAAGCCGCAGACGATCTACCACTACAAATCGCTCCCCGACGCGACCGGGCGGGGGTTCCAGTTCGATCCGACGCTGGTCCGCGTCACGTTAGACAGCGACCTCCACGCGTACGAAACCAGGTCTGGCTCACTTTCGCTGGGCGAAGGGGCC
Coding sequences within it:
- a CDS encoding acyl-CoA dehydrogenase family protein, with the translated sequence MDFRMPEQLQQLLEEIDAFIEDEIEPLQREHERFFDHRREDARTNWEDGTPTAEWEALLEEMRRRADEAGLYRYMLPEEYGGRDGSNLGMAVIREHLAQKGIGLHNVLQQEAAVVGNFNVPELLIEFGSEERKERHLEDLITGETTAAFGLTEPEHGSDATHMDTTAEKDDDEWVITGAKRYNSGLHTADYDVIFARTDGDDGDHEGITAFWVPTDADGLEVEYFHWTFNMPTDHAEVTLDDVRVPEDAILGEEGRGLQQASYFVHEGRIRQAASSVGAAQFCIDEAVEFAKERRTWDEPLAKRQGIQFPLADLHTEAEMVRNLVYKTAWQLDEENQQSVSDKVSMANYRANLLACDAADRAMQVHGGQGYTRHKPFEHIYRHHRRYRITEGSEEIQKRNVAGHLFDYLG